In the genome of Labeo rohita strain BAU-BD-2019 chromosome 24, IGBB_LRoh.1.0, whole genome shotgun sequence, one region contains:
- the zbtb47b gene encoding zinc finger and BTB domain-containing protein 47 has product MDRHLHQPHLCDVDLVLVSHCTFSSHKDVLGDHIPYFQTLLSQSQPLHHINLAFEVLSILNLIYISIFEVLQVATVVQMSSCHKLLVSNEMADTDGQGNASSNQMYKMKELEKMYTQQGNGTFSLLVEGSGVSRDVAQSHSSSVHSSPQAKHLYKKDDSGGGVASGGGRGLCTIEGGASLNESQDSSVSFNREQIIVEVNLNNQTLNVSKGSDGKSVTSSTSSLLVHRGVEGKEQDDNEDVDEDEEEEYEHRKEGMENCSDDEDDEDEEENNLDIPETGRTSVERRRATRIPAEAISMRQTLIDTTLGEGRKRSKEQESLGQKVKLEEKQHFSCKKCPRIFNNRWYLEKHMNVTHNRMQICNKCGKRFLLESELLLHHQTNCEKNIQCVTCGKAFKKLWSLHEHNKIVHGYAEKKFSCEICEKKFYTMAHVRKHMVAHTKDMPFTCETCGKSFKRSMSLKVHSLQHSGEKPFKCENCSERFQYKYQLRSHMSIHIGHKQFMCQWCGKDFNMKQYFDEHMKTHTGEKPYICEICGKSFTSRPNMKRHRRTHTGEKPYPCDVCGQRFRFSNMLKAHKEKCFQVSNPMVSDTANLVGLDPTSTDMDTPASQLPSHPMTPPSEASGLHQVKSLSLPFVHSIVGLPSPPALFSTERVNSGNN; this is encoded by the exons ATGGACAGGCATCTCCACCAGCCTCACCTATGCGACGTGGACCTCGTGCTGGTGTCCCACTGTACGTTTTCCTCCCACAAGGACGTGCTGGGTGACCACATCCCCTACTTTCAGACCCTCCTCTCCCAGAGTCAACCACTGCACCACATAAACCTGGCCTTTGAGGTGTTAAGCATCCTCAACCTCATCTATATCTCCATCTTCGAAGTCCTACAAGTGGCCACTGTGGTCCAAATGAGTTCCTGCCACAAGCTACTTGTGTCCAATGAGATGGCAGACACAGACGGGCAAGGCAATGCCTCGTCCAATCAGATGTACAAGATGAAGGAGCTTGAGAAAATGTACACACAACAAGGAAATGGTACATTCTCGTTGCTTGTAGAGGGCAGCGGGGTCAGCAGGGATGTTGCCCAGTCACATTCATCTAGCGTCCACTCCAGCCCACAAGCCAAACACTTGTATAAAAAAGATGACAGCGGAGGTGGAGTGGCTAGCGGAGGAGGGCGGGGCTTATGCACAATTGAGGGCGGAGCCAGTCTCAATGAATCCCAGGATAGTTCTGTTTCGTTTAACAGGGAGCAGATTATCGTGGAGGTCAATCTCAACAACCAGactttaaatgtttctaaaggGTCCGATGGTAAGAGCGTCACCTCAAGTACCTCATCCCTCCTCGTTCACCGTGGGGTGGAGGGTAAGGAACAAGATGATAACGAAGATGTTGATGAGGATGAAGAAGAAGAGTATGAACACAGAAAGGAAGGGATGGAAAATTGCAGCGATGACGAGGACGATGAGGATGAAGAAGAGAATAATCTCGACATTCCAGAAACAGGACGCACCAGTGTAGAAAGACGCCGTGCTACGAGAATACCAGCGGAAGCCATCTCCATGAGACAGACGCTAATTGACACCACGCTCGGGGAGGGGAGGAAGAGGAGTAAAGAGCAGGAGAGTCTGGGCCAGAAGGTGAAGCTTGAAGAAAAGCAGCACTTTTCTTGCAAGAAGTGCCCTCGTATTTTTAACAACCGTTGGTACTTGGAGAAGCACATGAACGTCACCCACAACCGCATGCAGATCTGCAATAAATGCGGCAAGCGCTTTTTACTGGAGAGCGAGTTGCTGCTACACCATCAGACAAACTGTGAGAAAAACATACAG TGCGTGACTTGTGGAAAAGCCTTTAAAAAGCTGTGGTCTTTGCACGAACACAACAAGATTGTCCACGGATATGCCGAGAAGAAGTTCTCTTGTGAAATCTGTGAAAAGAAGTTCTACACCATGGCACATGTCCGGAAACACATGGTTG CTCACACTAAGGACATGCCGTTCACTTGTGAAACGTGTGGGAAGTCCTTCAAACGCAGCATGTCTCTTAAAGTGCACTCTCTGCAGCACTCTGGAGAAAAGCCCTTCAAGTGTGAG AACTGCAGCGAGAGATTCCAGTATAAATACCAGCTGAGGTCACATATGAGCATCCATATCGGACATAAGCAGTTCATGTGCCAGTGGTGTGGAAAAGACTTCAACATGAAGCAGTACTTCGATGAACACATGAAGACCCACACTG GAGAGAAACCATATATCTGTGAGATCTGTGGAAAGAGCTTCACAAGCCGGCCCAACATGAAACGGCACCGCCGCACTCACACTGGCGAGAAGCCGTACCCCTGCGACGTCTGCGGACAGCGTTTCCGCTTCTCCAACATGCTCAAAGCCCACAAGGAGAAGTGCTTCCAGGTCAGCAACCCCATGGTATCCGATACCGCCAACCTTGTGGGCCTGGACCCTACGTCAACTGATATGGACACACCAGCCAGTCAGTTACCCAGCCACCCCATGACCCCTCCCAGTGAGGCGTCCGGTCTCCACCAGGTCAAGTCGCTCTCACTACCCTTCGTTCACTCTATCGTAGGTCTTCCATCTCCCCCGGCTCTGTTTTCCACTGAAAGAGTTAACTCCGGTAACAACTAG
- the klhl40b gene encoding kelch-like protein 40b, whose amino-acid sequence MALPIDPMEEPRMYQQTLLQDGLYDLLESNMMVDCVLKIKDKEFPCHRLVLAACSSYFRAFFKSGVEESKKKEIVLEDVEPGVMGMILKYLYTSNINVTEQNVQDIFALANMLQIPSIFTVCVSFLQKRLSLSNCLAIFRLGLMLDCPRLAISARNFACERFQLIARDEEFLQLTPSELAAVIASDSLNVETEQDVFEALIKWVGHDQEKRLEDLAGLLDCVRLRLVPEDYFTKNVEKHEWLSLNPEITKKLQLVKDARAGKLPEVKKTKSKKSEGEEGEKEGDEEKEEEEQEELLPGILNDNLRFGMFLRDLVFLINDTASVAYDPTGNDCFVASLSTQIPKNHCSLVTKENQIFVAGGLFFDEQSKDEQIYSYFLQFDPATSDWMGMPPIPSPRFLFGMGEAENFIFVIGGKEMKEGERVLDTVMVYDRQYLKWAESDPLPYPVYGHGVVSHNEMIYVIGGKGENKECLNSACVYDTKTRQWKDLAPLKTARSLFGITIHKNKIYVAAGVTDTGLTGNAEVYDIKTNKWSEFVEFPQDRSSLSLVSVGGILYAVGGFAMFPKEDSDDLMPQEMNDIWRYDEGEKKWNGILREIQYASGATVLGVRLNTLRLTKM is encoded by the exons ATGGCTCTACCCATAGATCCCATGGAGGAGCCGCGGATGTACCAGCAAACCCTGCTCCAGGATGGTCTGTACGATCTTCTGGAGAGCAATATGATGGTTGACTGTGTGTTGAAGATCAAAGACAAGGAGTTTCCCTGCCACCGGTTGGTCCTGGCTGCTTGCAGCTCGTACTTCAGAGCTTTCTTCAAGTCAGGTGTGGAGGAGAGTAAAAAGAAGGAGATTGTATTGGAGGATGTGGAGCCTGGAGTCATGGGGATGATCTTGAAGTACCTGTACACCTCAAACATCAATGTGACGGAGCAAAACGTACAAGACATCTTCGCTCTGGCCAACATGCTTCAGATCCCCTCCATTTTCACCGTATGTGTTTCGTTCCTGCAAAAGAGATTAAGTTTGAGCAACTGTTTGGCAATTTTTCGCCTAGGCCTCATGCTGGATTGTCCTCGTCTCGCCATATCGGCGAGGAACTTCGCTTGTGAACGCTTTCAGTTAATTGCTCGGGATGAAGAATTCCTGCAGCTGACTCCAAGCGAACTGGCAGCCGTTATCGCATCAGACTCTTTGAATGTAGAAACCGAGCAAGATGTTTTTGAGGCTTTGATTAAGTGGGTTGGACATGACCAAGAGAAGAGGCTGGAGGACCTAGCGGGTCTCCTGGATTGCGTCAGGTTACGTCTGGTTCCCGAGGACTACTTCACCAAAAATGTGGAGAAACACGAATGGTTGAGCTTGAACCCAGAGATCACCAAGAAACTGCAACTGGTCAAAGACGCCCGTGCTGGGAAGCTTCCTGAAGTCAAGAAGACCAAAAGCAAAAAGAGTGAAGGTGAGGAAGGAGAAAAGGAGGGagatgaagaaaaagaagaagaagagcaGGAGGAGCTACTTCCAGGAATCTTGAATGACAATCTGCGGTTCGGGATGTTCCTGAGAGACTTGGTCTTCTTGATCAATGACACTGCGTCGGTGGCTTATGACCCAACAGGAAATGATTGTTTTGTGGCGTCACTCTCCACCCAAATTCCTAAAAACCACTGCAGTCTGGTTACAAAGGAAAATCAGATATTTGTGGCAGGTGGACTGTTTTTTGATGAGCAGAGCAAAGACGAACAGATCTATTCATACTTTTTGCAG TTTGACCCTGCAACATCAGACTGGATGGGCATGCCTCCCATACCCTCTCCCCGCTTCCTGTTTGGGATGGGTGAGGCAGAAAACTTCATCTTTGTTATTGGAGGGAAAGAAATGAAGGAAGGAGAACGTGTTCTGGACACAGTCATGGTTTACGACAGACA gtaTCTTAAATGGGCCGAGTCAGATCCTCTTCCCTACCCAGTATATGGCCATGGAGTAGTGTCCCATAATGAAATGATCTATGTAATTGGAGGAAAGGGAGAGAACAA AGAGTGTTTGAATAGCGCGTGTGTGTACGACACTAAAACACGTCAATGGAAGGATCTGGCTCCATTAAAAACCGCTCGCTCACTATTTGGgatcacaattcacaaaaacaagatCTACGTGGCAGCTGGTGTAACTGACACTGGCCTCACAGGCAACGCTGAGGTCTACGACATCAAAACCAACAA GTGGTCAGAGTTTGTAGAATTTCCCCAGGACCGTAGTTCGCTTAGCCTGGTCAGTGTGGGTGGCATCCTCTACGCTGTGGGTGGATTTGCCATGTTCCCCAAGGAGGACAGCGACGATCTCATGCCACAGGAAATGAATGACATCTGGAG GTACGATGAGGGCGAGAAGAAATGGAACGGCATCCTGAGGGAGATTCAATATGCATCTGGTGCAACAGTTCTAGGAGTTCGACTTAACACTCTTCGGCTCACTAAAATGTGA
- the hhatlb gene encoding hedgehog acyltransferase like, b isoform X1 — protein sequence MGVKAALPRYELYFYNVVLCMAMLWSARWIFDVSSSNSNKKTFKTSVQPGWYYSGRKMDTADVEWMMWFSTFREHIIFALSGHVIFAKICSLLAPQYRSQVFMVYGMLAVFTSMGWAYVTLILSHCVLLYSISLVKLRWLCFVAGLTTLATFKMEPFISWQAGFVTGNFDLRPLLFYGGCGFTIMRCMSFALENCEKKDGNYSILELLKYNFYLPFFYFGPIMTFDKFYVQQANNPNLTRKDGEMWNISLQALLHLGVIMIVAVLLHFMYILTIPSDMKLLKHISDWALVGLAYLNLVYDWVKAAVMFGVINTVSRLDYLDPPKPPKCITMLYVFSEIHFDRGINDFLCKYVYNYLGGKHDNVLDELIASLCTFGITALWLGPGWVVFIWAFLNCFGLNFELWTTKFFMMEPFISIEMAISESMSRRIRAVFNTFNFWTIVLYNVLALNNLEFAKLVAKRMLLKGFPFTTITVMFVTYCLIQLIKERERRQALIDDPDPMPPPAPAPAPTAAPTSTDPSITQTDGAAAQLVDPNKQKAE from the exons ATGGGGGTCAAAGCAGCTCTTCCAAGGTACGAGCTCTACTTTTATAATGTAGTGCTGTGTATGGCAATGCTCTGGTCTGCCAGATGGATATTTGATGTATCCAGCT CAAATTCCAACAAAAAAACCTTCAAGACCAGTGTTCAGCCAGGATGGTATTACTCTGGCCGAAAAATG GATACGGCTGATGTTGAGTGGATGATGTGGTTTTCGACGTTTCGAGAGCATATCATCTTTGCACTCTCAGGTCATGTGATCTTTGCCAAGATCTGCTCGTTGCTCGCTCCACAG TACAGATCTCAGGTGTTCATGGTGTACGGTATGCTGGCGGTGTTCACCAGTATGGGCTGGGCCTATGTCACGCTCATCCTGTCTCACTGTGTCCTGCTCTATAGCATCTCTCTGGTCAAGCTCAGGTGGCTCTGCTTCGTCGCTGGACTCACTACACTGGCGACTTTCAAAATGGAGCCCTTCATTTCCTGGCAG GCAGGGTTTGTGACTGGCAATTTTGACCTCCGTCCTCTTTTGTTCTACGGCGGCTGTGGGTTCACCATCATGCGCTGTATGAGTTTCGCTCTagagaactgtgagaaaaaagatgGAAACTACAGCATCCTGGAGCTTCTCAAGTACAACTTCTACCTTCCCTTCTTTTACTTTGGACCCATAATGACCTTCGACAAGTTCTACGTTCAG CAGGCCAATAACCCAAACCTGACAAGGAAGGATGGAGAAATGTGGAACATTTCCCTTCAGGCCCTGCTACACCTTGGGGTTATTATGATAGTAGCAGTCCTCCTACACTTCATGTACATTCTGACCATACCGAGTGACATGAAGCTGCTTAAACACATCTCTGACTGGGCCCTTG TTGGATTGGCTTATTTAAATCTGGTATACGATTGGGTGAAAGCAGCAGTGATGTTTGGAGTGATAAACACAGTATCAAGACTGGATTATCTGGACCCTCCCAAACCACCCAAATGCATTACAATGCTTTATGTGTTCTCTGAGAT ACACTTTGATAGAGGAATTAACGACTTTCTCTGCAA GTATGTTTATAACTATCTCGGCGGGAAGCATGACAATGTTTTGGATGAGCTGATAGCCTCTCTGTGCACGTTTGGCATCACGGCCCTCTGGCTGGGACCAGGCTGGGTGGTTTTCATCTGGGCTTTCTTAAACTGCTTTGGCCTTAATTTTGAACTGTGGACTACCAAGTTCTTCATGATGGAACCTTTTATTTCTATTGAG ATGGCGATATCAGAATCTATGTCACGCAGGATCAGGGCTGTGTTTAATACCTTCAACTTCTGGACAATTGTCCTTTACAATGTCCTGGCACTGAACAATCTTGAATTTGCCAAACTGGTTGCAAAAAGAATGTTGCTGAAAG GCTTCCCCTTCACCACCATCACTGTGATGTTCGTTACATACTGCTTGATTCAGCTGATTAAGGAAAGGGAAAGAAGACAGGCTCTGATTGATGATCCAGATCCAATGCCTCCTCCAGCGCCCGCTCCTGCACCCACAGCTGCACCCACTTCCACAGATCCCAGCATCACCCAGACAGACGGCGCTGCTGCCCAGCTTGTGGACCCAAACAAGCAAAAGGCAGAGTAG
- the hhatlb gene encoding hedgehog acyltransferase like, b isoform X2 has product MGVKAALPRYELYFYNVVLCMAMLWSARWIFDVSSSNSNKKTFKTSVQPGWYYSGRKMDTADVEWMMWFSTFREHIIFALSGHVIFAKICSLLAPQYRSQVFMVYGMLAVFTSMGWAYVTLILSHCVLLYSISLVKLRWLCFVAGLTTLATFKMEPFISWQAGFVTGNFDLRPLLFYGGCGFTIMRCMSFALENCEKKDGNYSILELLKYNFYLPFFYFGPIMTFDKFYVQANNPNLTRKDGEMWNISLQALLHLGVIMIVAVLLHFMYILTIPSDMKLLKHISDWALVGLAYLNLVYDWVKAAVMFGVINTVSRLDYLDPPKPPKCITMLYVFSEIHFDRGINDFLCKYVYNYLGGKHDNVLDELIASLCTFGITALWLGPGWVVFIWAFLNCFGLNFELWTTKFFMMEPFISIEMAISESMSRRIRAVFNTFNFWTIVLYNVLALNNLEFAKLVAKRMLLKGFPFTTITVMFVTYCLIQLIKERERRQALIDDPDPMPPPAPAPAPTAAPTSTDPSITQTDGAAAQLVDPNKQKAE; this is encoded by the exons ATGGGGGTCAAAGCAGCTCTTCCAAGGTACGAGCTCTACTTTTATAATGTAGTGCTGTGTATGGCAATGCTCTGGTCTGCCAGATGGATATTTGATGTATCCAGCT CAAATTCCAACAAAAAAACCTTCAAGACCAGTGTTCAGCCAGGATGGTATTACTCTGGCCGAAAAATG GATACGGCTGATGTTGAGTGGATGATGTGGTTTTCGACGTTTCGAGAGCATATCATCTTTGCACTCTCAGGTCATGTGATCTTTGCCAAGATCTGCTCGTTGCTCGCTCCACAG TACAGATCTCAGGTGTTCATGGTGTACGGTATGCTGGCGGTGTTCACCAGTATGGGCTGGGCCTATGTCACGCTCATCCTGTCTCACTGTGTCCTGCTCTATAGCATCTCTCTGGTCAAGCTCAGGTGGCTCTGCTTCGTCGCTGGACTCACTACACTGGCGACTTTCAAAATGGAGCCCTTCATTTCCTGGCAG GCAGGGTTTGTGACTGGCAATTTTGACCTCCGTCCTCTTTTGTTCTACGGCGGCTGTGGGTTCACCATCATGCGCTGTATGAGTTTCGCTCTagagaactgtgagaaaaaagatgGAAACTACAGCATCCTGGAGCTTCTCAAGTACAACTTCTACCTTCCCTTCTTTTACTTTGGACCCATAATGACCTTCGACAAGTTCTACGTTCAG GCCAATAACCCAAACCTGACAAGGAAGGATGGAGAAATGTGGAACATTTCCCTTCAGGCCCTGCTACACCTTGGGGTTATTATGATAGTAGCAGTCCTCCTACACTTCATGTACATTCTGACCATACCGAGTGACATGAAGCTGCTTAAACACATCTCTGACTGGGCCCTTG TTGGATTGGCTTATTTAAATCTGGTATACGATTGGGTGAAAGCAGCAGTGATGTTTGGAGTGATAAACACAGTATCAAGACTGGATTATCTGGACCCTCCCAAACCACCCAAATGCATTACAATGCTTTATGTGTTCTCTGAGAT ACACTTTGATAGAGGAATTAACGACTTTCTCTGCAA GTATGTTTATAACTATCTCGGCGGGAAGCATGACAATGTTTTGGATGAGCTGATAGCCTCTCTGTGCACGTTTGGCATCACGGCCCTCTGGCTGGGACCAGGCTGGGTGGTTTTCATCTGGGCTTTCTTAAACTGCTTTGGCCTTAATTTTGAACTGTGGACTACCAAGTTCTTCATGATGGAACCTTTTATTTCTATTGAG ATGGCGATATCAGAATCTATGTCACGCAGGATCAGGGCTGTGTTTAATACCTTCAACTTCTGGACAATTGTCCTTTACAATGTCCTGGCACTGAACAATCTTGAATTTGCCAAACTGGTTGCAAAAAGAATGTTGCTGAAAG GCTTCCCCTTCACCACCATCACTGTGATGTTCGTTACATACTGCTTGATTCAGCTGATTAAGGAAAGGGAAAGAAGACAGGCTCTGATTGATGATCCAGATCCAATGCCTCCTCCAGCGCCCGCTCCTGCACCCACAGCTGCACCCACTTCCACAGATCCCAGCATCACCCAGACAGACGGCGCTGCTGCCCAGCTTGTGGACCCAAACAAGCAAAAGGCAGAGTAG